From a single Theropithecus gelada isolate Dixy chromosome 10, Tgel_1.0, whole genome shotgun sequence genomic region:
- the APOL4 gene encoding apolipoprotein L4: MEGASLLGLFVLCIWTQQHHPGRTMAGQFHEKKCFTEEVTKYFQKNVSPEHLKILLTDDEAWKRFVAVAELPRDEADALYEALKNLTPYAAIEDKDVQQKDQQLREWFLKQFPQLSRKIQESIESIRVIANEIEEFHRGCTIANVVSGSTGTASGVLSVIGFLLAPFTAGLSLGVTAVGVGLGMASATTAIGTSIAENTYTKSAELRASRLTATSRDLLEVLGDTLSEITPSVLSFALDFDEVRKMIANDVRTLRRSKATVGRPFNIRRLVPTNVIDKLKTPGAAKRMVRKAVPKVASGALLVLDVVQLVQDSQHLHEGAKSESAEELRQWAEELQKNLNELTQIHQSLKAGWAQ, encoded by the exons AAAAGAAATGCTTCACTGAAGAAGTCACCAAATACTTCCAGAAGAATGTTAGCCCAGAGCATCTGAAAATCCTGCTGACTGACGATGAGGCCTGGAAGAGATTCGTAGCTGTGGCTGAATTGCCCAG GGACGAGGCAGATGCTCTCTATGAAGCTCTGAAGAATCTTACACCATATGCGGCTATTGAGGACAAAGACGTGCAGCAAAAAGACCAGCAGCTTAGGGAGTGGTTTTTGAAACAGTTTCCTCAACTCAGCCGGAAGATTCAGGAGTCCATAGAAAGCATTCGTGTCATTGCAAATGAGATTGAAGAGTTCCACAGAGGTTGCACTATCGCCAATGTGGTGTCCGGCTCCACTGGCACTGCCTCTGGCGTCTTGTCTGTCATTGGCTTTTTGCTGGCACCATTTACAGCAGGGCTGAGCCTGGGCGTCACTGCAGTTGGGGTAGGGCTGGGAATGGCGTCTGCTACGACTGCGATCGGCACCAGCATCGCGGAGAACACATACACGAAGTCGGCAGAACTCCGAGCCAGCAGGCTGACTGCGACCAGCCGTGACCTGTTGGAGGTATTAGGGGACACTTTGAGCGAAATCACGCCCAGCGTGCTTTCTTTTGCGCTTGATTTTGACGAAGTCAGAAAAATGATTGCGAATGACGTCCGTACACTCAGGAGATCTAAAGCCACTGTTGGACGCCCTTTCAACATTAGGCGACTCGTACCTACAAATGTTATTGATAAGCTGAAAACACCTGGAGCCGCCAAACGGATGGTGAGAAAAGCAGTCCCGAAGGTCGCTTCAGGAGCCCTCCTTGTGCTGGATGTGGTCCAGCTTGTGCAAGACTCACAGCACTTGCATGAGGGGGCAAAATCCGAGTCTGCTGAGGAGCTGAGGCAGTGGGCTGAGGAACTGCAGAAGAATCTAAACGAACTCACCCAGATCCATCAGAGTCTAAAGGCAGGCTGGGCCCAGTGA